The sequence CTCACCCTGAAACCTGTACTTTACAGTGAGACGGTTTCAGGTTTTCAAAGGATTCAGGTCTTATGATCTGGGAGTTtccagaaataaaataaatctaagaTCAACAACACAGGGGTCAAGTTTTGAAACATGTTGTTGATCTTGCAAAGAGCAGTGGAGAAAAATGCTCAGCACAAACTCGAGACTTGGCGCTCAGTGGCTCTTGTGAACGCAGGTGGAGTCCGCGTAATGACGCGGGATCAGGTGGCGGAAAATCTCCTTAAAGGGGGACGGGGAGGGCAGAAATAACGAGAGCGCAGTGAACGCAACACTCAGCTGACAGCATCTGCTCCACCACCAGCTCCGTCTCCACCACTGGAGTTTACCCGGACTACCGGCTGTCTCGAGCGGCTAGAGCCCGGTCCTGGTCCCGGGCTGGGTCCGTGCGGGAGGATTCGTCTCCAGTAGGTTTTACAGCTTCCAGGCGCTTTATTGACTCGAGGTAAAAGGTAAAATGGACTCACGGTGCCTAATCTGAAGTTGCGCGTGCACTGGGTGAGCGCGCACACGTGCGTCTTTTGAATCCAAAGTTGAGACAGATGCCTCGTTAATTAACGATCACATCGTGCACGTGGCGTGAgtttaacaacaacaataataataacgatGATAACGATGctgataattattattaataataacaataatgttgAATATAATGTGGCCTGGTTGGTGTTTTCCACCTGTTTACCTGCGGCTTCACACCTGCGTTATAGCAACACGTGCACAGTCCTTCCTTCTGCTCCTCTCGAGCTCGGACCAAACTGGGACTTTCAGTAGCTGCTCAGTGATGCTCCAGCTCAGCTAATGATGGACTGGTTTGGGTTTGCGGCCACCGTGTAAACCAGGCAAAGAGATTTTatgcagaaatgtgtgtgtgacagtgcgATCGACTTTAAACCTCCAGCTCCACGTGTTTTCAAAGTAAATTCCTGACATGTTTATTTGCTGTCACATTAACTTCATTGGTTAAAACCAgacactgtgcttttgttacCGGGTCAGAATTTGGCATCGTGTTGTGCTGCTTTGTTCAGACAGCTGTTTGTTCCTCACAGAGGTAACCAAGGGATGAGGACAGGGCTTAGTCTGAGacaggtgttcctaataaactgactgttCATTATATGTGTCAGATGTTTCCACCAGTCATCAAGTCAAAATACAGGATTGTTTACGTTTCTGATCAGATCGGTGCTGCTGGGCTTCGTTGGCTCATGCAAGTCCAGTCGGACAGGAACCGATTCCCCATGGAAGTGTTTCGAACGTGTCGTTGGAACTCCAGTGGTCAGAACACACAGGACTTGTCTGTGCTGCCGGACTGTGAAAGGGCTGATGGGCTGTTCTGAGGAAGGGAAATGAAGGTAGAGCTGGAAGAGGTTAATGTTCAGTGCCCTGAGCACATGATCCTTAGGCTTAAACAGGAGAGACATGGACTCGAGTAGCTGCAGGTTATTCTGAAACAGGTGAAGGTGCAGCACCGCCTTACACCTGTAGACGGTAACACGGGTCCACATGTGGTCCTGACCAGCACTGGTTCTGACCTGAAACCAGCTGAGAAGCAGCTCGTTGATTGGCACACGCGTGTTCATGTAAACACCTATATATTTAGCGCTGTTTGTCTTGTGACCTTTGACCTAATAGTTTCTGCACCAGCTGGGCAAAGATGAAACTCGTCAGTTTCGTGGGTTTTATCTAAGTTGGAGACTCTTGAGTGTCTCAGTGCAGCGTCTCAAACCATCGTCACTTTCAGAAGATGCTTTTGTCAGAATCGGTTTTATTGCCAGGGACAGCAAAGgactttacagtactaggactttgtgttggtgtgtgaggCAACCACATATACAGACATGGGGTATGTACACAGTTTTGTCCAAAGTGCATCTTTCTCCCATTATGTTTCATTGTATTGGCCAAGCTGGTTCCATGTGGACAGGAGGCGGCGTGTGGTCGCTGGTCGGCCTCGTCCTGCTGTGTGGGCGTGGTTAAATCGTGAGACGTGTCTTGGTGTCTTTGACTTTCATGATAAACATGTTGATTCTTCAGCATATAATCAAACATTTTGCTGAATCCTGAGCCAAAGACGTTTTTCTCCGTGACTCAAACTGTGACGACACATTTTGTCCAGTCTGAAGTTTATTTCTGCTCACTGGGACACACGTCATGGACTGTCGCAGTGTTGTCAGTGCACAGTCCATAGTCCCACCTCTGACAGTGACGCCTCCTCTTCCAGTAGCGTCCCAGTGAAACCTGTGCAGGAACGTCAGACtctccctgcagcagcagcaacgcCCTTTGACCCCGACACTCAGATTGAATCTGTGTAAAACGAGGCTGTGTCACCTCGCTGTTAATTAGCAGCAGGCCGAGCTGCAGGGTTGTGTAACGCTGCAGTGCTGATGTCTGACCCAAAGCTCAGCTGGTGTCAGTGCGTGGGGATCGAACGCCAGATCTGTCTGTCCTGTGAAGGAGGGAAGCTCTGACCAAGGGCTGCAACAAATAATTGATATTAGCGATAAAAttcgattattaaaatagttgtttgttAACTCGAGGCCTCAGAGTCCAAACGTGTGTCTGACAgacttttctctgttctttcctAAACTGTGTCACTTTAGAGAAATAAGAGAGGAGGCTGGAAATGACTCTGACGATTCATCGACTGTCCAGGTAATGTGTGACCCAGCCTTCATTccagtttttcagtttgtcGTCAGTGTCGGTGATAATTCATTGAAGTGAATGTCATCGAGATCACAAACtccttcctctgtttcctgtcgtgtctttttcatgtttgtgaggTCGGGCTTAATTGGAGTCTGTGTAGTTAAAGGTCAGACACTTgcctgggggggggggcggtgAAGCAACAACAGCACCAGTCTTTCTAAAAAAGCCTCATCTCTAACTTTAAATGTCTCGACTGAATATCTTATTCAGCCGTTTCTGTGCAGCCGCATTAATCTCCAggaattttttttctccaggaaCAGAAGTTCAcagaaaatgtctttgtttagaTTAAACCCAATAGAGCTTCTGCAATTTGGCGTCAGGGTGTTTTGATCAGAAAGGTATGAAGAGAAGTGAACTTTGTATTGGTCTTGTTTTTCTACAGAATATCAGCAGAGCTGCTTCAGCGCCTCCTTCCCCTTGACTGACTGTTTTTAAGTCTGTAAAGCATCTGAGCCAACACAGCTGGATCATCCCAAGTACATTTCTAATAGACAATCAGTTGCAGTTTAATAACATAACGTAATAACCCACTGAGCAACATGAGGTGTGTCTGCAGGCGCTGTTGGTCCAAACTGCAGCCATATCTCCCTCACACAGCAGAGGTGGAGTTCAGGGCGAGTCTTCAACACTCGATATCTGCAGCTACTTAACAGGGCTCTGCTGAGCTCTGGGGGTGTGTTTGTCCACGTGTCACCACTGATTAAATCACGAGTCTGTGTATTTGTAGTTTCAAGGAGGATTTCTACACCTGACTGAAGACACAGACAGCAGTTTGCAAACCGCGCATGTTTCAGAAAACCTGAAATAGACGCCTCTTTTATACGTCCCTGTAACTGCAAAGCTGATTCTCTCTCCCGCCGTTTGCCAGAAATACTGATTTGGCTTCGatcgtgtgtttgtgtatcagtAGTCATGTCAGTGAAGCCCCCACAGAGAGCAGGCAGTGGTTTAGATCAAAACATAAAGGTGAAAACAACAACGCCAGGGACTTTCAGGGACTTTTTTAAGACAGTTTGTGAGAAATGTTTGTCACTAtgaaggaaagaggaggaaaggaagaaCAAACTACTTTCTACTACTCAAGTCCACATCCTGTTACAACAAACCAGGGTCACAGGCCCCACAGGCTAGAATAGCTGCCCTGGGACACATGCATGTCCTCAGTGCACGTGTGCTGTCTGTATTGATCCAAGAGGAAAGTGATTCATTGATTAATGGAAGTGTGTGAGGGAAAATTCTGGTTTATTCAATCTTAAATATTAGTTTGATTTCTGTGCAGCTGGCTCCTGCTGTGTGGACCtattggtgtttgtgtttgtgtgtctgtgcacgtgtgtgtgtgtgtgtgtgtgtgtgtgtgtgtgtgtgtgtgtgtgtgtgcgcgcgcgcgcgtgcacAGCGTGTCAGCTTCACGTTGCGCTTCAGGAAGCAGCCGTATGGATTTACCCATCAGCCTCAGCATCATTTGCGGAGggaaacatttttgtgtcaGGTGACTTGTATGGCATTGATCAGCCGCTGAGCAGGTCGTCGTGGCAACAGGTGAAACGTGTCGTCTTGCGCTCAACTGCTCACTTTGCTTTACGCATCATCCAAACCCTGGAAAACAGCTGGCACAGCTGTGTAAGCAGTACATGTTTAGATACGTTAGCATCACATGACATTAATGGAAAACCAGCGGTAAATAAGCAGCCGGTTTGTGACCTTAAATTCAGGTTCACTGGTTTTTCTAAAGTCAGTGGACGTTTCTTCAGATCCAGTTTCAGCCTGTGCAGCTGTGACTGAACGAAGCCCCTCGCTTTGGATGATCATCAGCTTGTCGCATGATGGTTGATTCAGTTAAAATTCCTGACGGTCGAGATTGAATTAGTTCTTGTTGAAACTGGATGCAAACAATGCGGCCTCAGTGTCCTCGTTTTATTgttgagcttttattttgttcttttgaaaATGTACAAGAATCTCTAGTGAAGGTTTCATTGTGAAACTCTGAACATATTCACATTGTTGGTTTGTCTTTAGATTTTctggtttttattgttgtgtgttttcatggtcaaAGTCTGTAAATGTGGGACTCCTTCAGTCCGTGTCtgccaaaaaacacaggagaacgttttgttctttctgttttctgttacaGTTTTAATCATAATTAAACATAATTTCCAGGAACCTCCAGTCCAAAGCTGGACTGAGGAGCAAATGtgtctggttcctgctaatATGACACAAAGCTCAGAATCAGATTAATTCAGTCCAAAGGTCCATGTTCTCTAGCAGCAGTTTTATCTTGTTATTCAAAGGCAGATATCAGTGAGAGTGATATTAGTCTATAAAACTTGTctttccttcacacacacaaacaggctttTCCTTCCGGCTGcatccatgtgtgtttgttggagcTTTGAGGACTTTGCTTGTGATCCCTGCACTGTGGCGTTAATTGATAGAGGTGATAAATGCAGTGTAATAGAATGTGATGTGGTCCCAAATGCGTTTGTCCATCAAGATCTTTGCATGTTCATGTCTGAGCTGATCCACAGGCGTCGGTCTCTGGGGCGTGACCTGGAAACGGGGGCGTGATAGACCAGACAAAACTCTCTCGGTGTGAGGGGTCACATGTGTGGGGCTTTCCCGCCTGATGAGCTGGAGGCTTTTTGTGCGAAGTGGCTGAAAAGCCAGAGGTGAATGCAGCCACAAACAGACCTCCTGACTCAGACGTGACAGGTGACGGGACGAATGTCTTGTTCGTTTCTCAACCACGTTTATCGTCAAGATGTGGTGATTTTCAATTTGAACAGTTCGGCTTTGTTGTTCCTTCTTCTGCCTGCTCAGACAaagcagatattttaaaaacGTAATGGAGCTGAAGAGGCAAACAGTGGGAAATATGATGAAGTTATGGAACGTGATGTTTTTCTGTACGTTGTATTTATACAGTGTGTTAGTCCCATCTAAAACAACTACATCAGGGAAAAGCAAAGTACACATTAATGACAGGGGTTCCTAAAAATGAAGGgagcctgtttgtgtgtgtggctttttgTGGCCTGTAGCGTGTCACATCAAACCCAACAGTGCCTCGTTTTAATCTCACTGTAAAATCCCAGCGGGATTATTCACTGTGATTGTTGTTCTAGCGCTGTCTGCCCCTAAGAGCAGACTTTAAAACCCCTAAGCTCCTCTGTGACATGATTACTGTCGTCGTTTCACACAATCTGGATGTTGGTCATTTACGTAAGCACGGTTTTTGTTGCTCTcatgttttatgtctgtgtgggACCTTCCAGCAGCTGGATTtaaggagcagcagcatcagagcCCCGAGCAGAGGCCTTACTTTCAGCAGcaagtatccaaagtaaaggCAGAGGTTGGTGCAAAGAAGAAACACACTTGCAGTTTGTGGGggttcatgttttcatgaaaaGTAGAAAACTAACCCAGGGTTAAGTTTTTAGATGATAAATCTATGAAGTCAAGTCcaaaaagtctttgtttttgACGTGCCACATCAACAGACATGGCGTCCAGATTTCTTCCACTGATTTGTGAAGTTGGTTTCAGGTGAAAACAGGTGAATGAGAATGAAAGAGGACAGGTGTGTCGGGGAGAAGTGGGACACGGCGCAGGTCTTCCTGTGTCCCAGCAGCTCTAATTAGCCTTCTGCTCGTCAGACCCGCGGCTCTGAGGGTCTGCTGAAAGCTCATTGCTGTAAGCAGCTTAGTGGTGAGCCGCTCATTCAGATGCAACTGTGCAGGTGCAGCCAGACCGACGTGCACTAACACGTTGGTGAACGTCTCTTCATGCATTGGTATGTTTGTAGTTTCAAATGATCAGAAAGACTTTCTCTTTAAGAAGCTGCTGTTGTATAAAATATACGACATTATACAGCGTTTTAAAAACAATGGTGTGTGATCACATGCAAAAGGGTGAAATTGTGTCTCCCTTCCCCCGGGGCTTGGAGGACTGTTTGGTGTTTGGGGAGGAGGCTGTGAGGCCTCATGCCTTGTGATGCATCTCATGACTGGAGGAAGTGAAGCTGCATTTCTGCTCTGATCAGGCCACTGCCCTTTCCAACCTAAACCTCTGAGGCTCATGCTGctggtgaggtgtgtgtgtgtgcgtgcgtgcgtgcgtgcgtgcgtgtgtccGTCCGTCCTCGGCCCTGAGCtcatgtgtttttgctgtttgtgttgacaGAATGGCAGAAGGCGGCCGgatgctgtggctgctgctctgtctgcttcCTGTGGGGGACAGCAGCACGGTCGGCGCTCAGGATGACACTTACCGAGAAACATATGATCACGGTGAGTTGCACCCAATTCTTTATGGCTGAGCCAAAAGCAAACTACATCCTTTAAAGGAGATCTTTCCAGCCTTCACCTTCTAAGCCCTGTGTTTGGAGTCCGTTCCTCCTGAGTTGGACTCCCAGTCCACACTGTGAGAGAAACCACATCACCGGCTCTGAGCCCCCATCCTGCCTGTTAGCAGTAGATCTGTTTAGTCCTGTAAGTTGTGAGGTGGAGCAGACCCTTGCCATGGCCATGGGGCGTGTCCCTGCTGTCAAAGTGACATCCACTTGACAGTTTGGACCCAGGCTGGCCCAGACCATCACGCTGCCTCCACTGGCTTGCGGTGGGTTTTTGGGAATGCCGCCCCAGCAGCTCCTCAGTTGGTTTGTCCTCTGCTTGTTGGTTTGGGGTTTGTTCCTCACCAGACATGAGTGACTGACCTTTGGGTTTGGGTTGTGGGTTTGGAATTAGGGGTGACCCAGACGACTCTCGGTGGCTCGGGTGTTTTCACCTGCATCCAGCAGACTGTTAAGACCTTAATGTGTCACCGGTCATTGTACTGAGATGATGTTCACCCCGTAATGTTTGACTCCTCAGTGCAGTAAATTAGATGAGATGAAGCTTTATTGATCCCACGGAAGgaaaaataacacacaataaaaatatatgcgAGACTAAATGGTGTGTGTCAGGTGGTGTCGGTGTGTATGGACACTGATGCAGTGACAGCTGTGTTAGAGCTACGAGAGTCTGCAGTGACATATtcgtctgtgtttctgtgagaaGTTGCTTTTAGTGTTGGAAACGTGAAAATGAACGGCTCCGTCAATGAGCTACGCCTGCCAAGGTCAGGAGAAGCGTTTTTCCAACAGCCCGCCATGGTGGAGCTCTGTGCAGCTTAGTGGGAGGTCCAGGTCATGTAGTACCGGACGTCACATTATGGAGTCCAGAAGTGCCATCCAGAGATCAGAAGATCAGTGTTCTTCTCAAGCTGAGCCACAAAGTTCAGAGGCTTTGATTCAACTGAACCTCTGACTTACTGGTGCCCACAGCTGTGGACCCAGTTCTGATCTGCACTTCAGAGAACCAGAGATGGTCTGATAGCCGCCACCTTCATGTTGGACCTCTTACTGTTCCGTGaccatgtaaaaataaaagcagagcgTTACGGCAGCAGCTGTGTCGGCTGTTTTCTTTCCGCTCAGCTGGATGTGGTGGCAGCTTGTCGATAGCTCAATGGGGAGGATGACTCACAGCTCTGCTTTTGTTCCTGAGCAGCACTCATGACTTTGATTACTGCCTGGATTTTCTGTTCATTCctgcaaacactgaaattaaacaCTGAATGTTCATTTAGACATTAGAGTGGTGTTTATTGGATTTGTTGGCTGGAAGTGACCTGGTTCTGCTCATGTTTTCAGCTGGTTGGAGTCCATTTTCAGAATTTTTCTTCTGCTTAATCCACACAGGACTTTTGTCTCCATCATAGTAATTGCTTTCATGGGCTTAATCCAAATCCCtgtgcagtttattttcagatttaacTTTATAAAAGGCAAACACCATCGATGATAACATGGTGGAGCACGTCCTGTTTGAATTTTAATAACTATCCGTAATTTCCAGTGCTAAAAATTAGCCCCTTGTGGTCTGACACGGgagttcctaataaaccgactgggtccgacacggaggttcctaataaactgactgtgTGCTGCTGAAGGGTCCCTGCTTGGTGCCTGGTTTGGTTCTGGTGAGACGGCTGCTGGGCTGGGCCCAGCGTGTGTCCTCGGTCTGAGCGGTGGCGGCTCAGACTGAGCCTCTTACAGCAAACACAGCCGCCCTTTGTCTTGCTGTGCATTCTCTGACGGATTACGGCTCGAGTCCCAACGCTGCTGGAAGCTCTAACTCGCGTCCTCGCGGCTCAGTGTCCAGTCGTTGGCTGCTTCTGGACCTTTTGGTCGTAAACACGTGTCTTATtacagatgtttacagatgTTACAGCATACATGGCCAGCCCAGCAGAGCTCAGGCTCCAGTGAACAGCTGAGGTTTCTGATTTCTTAGTGTCGGGCAGGTGGTGTCAAAGATGAGATGGTCACCAGCCCGAAATGCTGCAAAACCGTTTCTTAGACGGATATTTCAAAAATTAATTGGATTGTGTCTGtatcttcctcctcatcatgtCTGTCGTTTCCTTTTCCTGtagaaaatgtctgaaaactAAAATCCAGCCTGAGACAAACGTCTGTTCTCCTCGTCTGTTTTGTAGTTTTAGCAGCTGCACTTTATTTAACCCTGCGTGTTTTGATGAAGACAAATGTGTATGTATTTCATAACGCACTGCAAACACAACATTAGAATGTTAAAAGGTCTGTGTTAAGTCCAGAAATGCTCTAATGTGTGTTGGTCTGTGAGGCTGCAACTTCCCGCTGTTTGCAGGCGCCGGTCGATTTTCCATTGCTGCTGTAAATCAGAGTGATTGGGCCGAGGTGGGTCGGACCAGTGAGGCCGAACACAAAGAGAAACCACAGCTGTTTGCCTGATGGTGGTTCTGAACGAGCAGAGAGCTGAGGGAGTCAAAACGACATCTCAGCTGTCTGAGGTTCCACCTGTGTCTGAACACAGTCGCTGTTCCGCAAGTGTTCATGTGCGTCCACGGCAATGGGCCAGCGCACGCTGACTCACCTGTGTGATTGTTTCTGGTTTGGTTTTACTACAGAGGAGGTTGCCGTGGCAACGAGGCCCCACATCTACTACTGCCGCTCACCCAACATGGAGGACTTCACTTGCTGGTGGCATCCGCTCGACAACCTGACGGACAGAGAGGTCACCTATATCCTAACCTACACCAAAGAgtacgcacacacgcacgcacactgATGACAGTTTGTGAACGAGGCAAGCTGCGTCTCATTCAGTGTCGTTTTgagctatttgtgtttttctgtttacgTTTTCTCCTCTGCACTGGTGATTTTCACACTAAACATACAATGAGCTCACTATGTGGAGCAGCACACCAGACTTTGTGGTTCATGTGGGTCAGTCCCCTTTGATTTCTGGGGCTCCACGTCAGCATGAAGCTTTTCACACGTCGATATTTCAGAGCAGCCCTGAAATCCTCACGTGGCATCAGGCAGACGGCCTGCACACGCAGCCAAGAAACAGCTGCCAGGATCCAGGACAAATTGGATTGTGCGTTGACCCGACATGCCTGAATGCCGTATCTTCTTTAACTCACTGTTCTCTTGCAGGGGCAGCGTTTGCACCCACAAATCACGATTTAGACAAACTCACATGAGAAGCACTAAGCTGCAATGATACGTCAGAGataaatatttttggtttttaaggcaaaattattacatttagtTTGTAAAAGGAATTAATATGTTCCTCAGTATGTAGGGAACATTGGGAGAACTCTACCTGCATATATTTGCTCAGGTGAATGAATAAGAAGTTAAAGTCTGAGGAAATCGATCCTGGCCCAAGCTCAGATTTGTGCTCACGTGACCACGCAGTCAAACATCTAGTGTCACCTCAgttttccagctgctgtaaaaatgtgtgtagtTCACTGTGATGTCTGAAATTAAAGCAGAAAGACATACAGCTGTGCAGGACTCAGCCTCACACCCTGCGGCTGCAATCAAATATTGTTGGGGCTGTTGCACTTGCGTGTGTTTACAGAcacaataatattattattatttacacgTTCAGTAATTGATTCAAACATGTTTCTACAAAGAGCAGGTCCAAGCAGGGAGGTGATGGTGTAAATTCACTTCTTCTCTCTGCTATTTGCAGTAAAGGACCAACCCACGAGTGTCCAGACTACGTGACTTCCGGCCCCAACAGCTGCCACTTCGACAGCAGCCACACGTCCATATGGAAAATCTACTGCATGAACGTGACGGCCGTCACCTCCCGCAGGAACTACACCTCCCAGGAGCACTGCCTGGATGTGGCAGAGATAGGTGGGGGTGCTCAGCACGCACTGCTGCTCAGAACTGTGGCGCTCAATAATTCTGATCATTCTCCGGGTCACGGTTCAGCTGTGAATTGTAGCTGGAAGTGAAACGTTGACTGCATGTGTGAGTTATTCATGATATAACATGAATATGTTAAATAATCCGaagcagatgatttgctgtgggcTGGAAAACCTTTGATTCTGAGAAAGAGTGCCGTGTCCTGAAGCCGGAACCACATGGAAACCTGTCCCTGTTTGTCGTGTCCTCCTCAGTTCAGACCGAAGCTCCCGTGAACCTGAGCTACGTGCTGACAGATGCTGGTGGGGACGAGCTGGGCCACAATGTGCTGCTGTCCTGGACCTACCCGGTGCCGTCGGACCTGCAGTACGGCTGGATCACGCTGGTTTACGAGCTGCAGTACCGACGTGTTACTGAGCCCGACAACTGGAAGGTACATGCGGAAATAGGGACACAAGCTGCCAGGTcagatgcaaaacacacaccagtgctgtcacctgtgtgtgtgtgtgtttgttcgtGTCTGCAGGTGAAGCACCCGCTGCGGGAGCCTCACGTGGAGCTGCTCGGACTCCCCGTCGGCGAATACATGGTCCGAGTGCGCTGCCGTTCGCACAACTACGGCCTGTGGAGCAGGTGGAGCTCCACGCTGTCAATGAGCCTCCCTGCCAGGCCGCCGGCAGGTACGATGCCACACGTGGTTTCCATGATGACGGCCCAGTTTTGTCATAAGTCGATTATTGGGTTGGGgttcattattttttcacttCTTAAAATTGGagaatttaaatcatttaatcatttctgATAGTGTGTGACTGTATTGGACTGAATCTGCACGTTGGACTGAATTTCTCAGGGACCAtgtatgaaaaatattaatgttaacTAATAAGAAACTTTATCAGAATGCTTTTAAAAGGTCAAACTGCATTTACTaaacatttcttatttatttgatttcctTTCTGATTAAACTTGAAGCCCTGAAGGTTTGCAGCTGCAGGGGAGGAGGAGTGAAAGTCACTCTAATGAAATGTTTGGTTGCACCTATGCAGGTAAGCTGCTGGTGCTGATCCTGGTGACGGGTGTCGGTGTCGTGGCCCTGCTGGTTATCGCCTTTGGTCTTATCCCACAGAGCAAAaggtgagaaaacacacacggCTGAGCTGATTGTTTTGATTCATGACTTTAATCGTGGTCCAGTGACCGAGACCCGAGAACCCAGGGGATGTTGCACAAAAGTAACAGGATAACTGATTGTGTCGGGATTTCCCAGTGATCCCGGCTGAGTTTAGCCCCAACTCAGGTGCATGAAAGCAGGTTAAATGAAGAAGCTAAATGAAGTTACTGTGGAGATTCCAGTGTGCAGATAAACTGGGCTTTGCTCCAGAGCAGGTCATTAATCCCAGTTAGTTCAGTCATGTTACTGATGATCCTACGTTAAAACACTGCAGATGTGCTGCCAGTGATTTTAGTATGTTATTCTAGTGGTACAGTCATTTGTGTAATCGTTCATGTGGTTGTCATTATTGCTGTCAGGCCTAGTGGGTTTATTCATACGGCTGCCACAGGGCTGACGGACACGATTGTTACGTTATGAAAATGGCTGATGAAGCTTCGGTTCAGTCTGTGACGAGGGCGGCGTGAAAGATATCCAGGCTAAAGGCCCGTTCCCCTGGTTCCTCTTCACATGGTTGGACCATGAACTAGACAAACATTCAGGCCTGAAAGAGTCTCTGGAACAGGTCAGCCCCTTTGGCCTCTGCAGACCAATATCAGTCTGAGAGGTCCAGATTCTCGGCCAATATTTCTGTGGCCTGTCCCACAGCTGGTCTGCAGGTTCCTTTACCCTGCTGGATATGCTGAGTCCTCCAGGACTTCAcctgagacacacagagacacagtctgaccacaaagagacagaccaTCCAAcagaaaaatgctgaaaaaagacaaaaaaactaGAATCTTCTGTCGTTTCTGTGTGACGTCGTGTTGTTTGCATGTCAACATGTTCAGGGATTCCTCTTCACACATTTGGCTCAAATTGTGACCTGTAACTGTGTTTACTCAGGCGAGGGTGGCTCATGTGTTTTATCGTGCTGCCCTTTCACACTTCCTGTCCTCGTGTTTTcctcttcagaataaaagcataCTTCCTGCGACCTGTTCCCAAGCCACGGATCATCGGCATCGACCCGATGCTCCTGAAGGTAACACATACAGATACTGTGCTGCATTCAGGGACACTGGTGCCTGTGCCTTTTCTTTACCTCTTTACTCTTCCATTGGTCACTTCTCTTGGGTTTGTGCttattttgcttcttttctctttatctccatcttttcttct is a genomic window of Mastacembelus armatus chromosome 2, fMasArm1.2, whole genome shotgun sequence containing:
- the crfa4 gene encoding growth hormone receptor isoform X2, whose product is MTLTIHRLSRMAEGGRMLWLLLCLLPVGDSSTVGAQDDTYRETYDHEEVAVATRPHIYYCRSPNMEDFTCWWHPLDNLTDREVTYILTYTKDKGPTHECPDYVTSGPNSCHFDSSHTSIWKIYCMNVTAVTSRRNYTSQEHCLDVAEIVQTEAPVNLSYVLTDAGGDELGHNVLLSWTYPVPSDLQYGWITLVYELQYRRVTEPDNWKVHAEIGTQAARSDAKHTPVLSPVCVCVCSCLQVKHPLREPHVELLGLPVGEYMVRVRCRSHNYGLWSRWSSTLSMSLPARPPAGKLLVLILVTGVGVVALLVIAFGLIPQSKRIKAYFLRPVPKPRIIGIDPMLLKGNLDEINRHFSNFHSYRPPSYTEEIWDQVSADDVYVTTPKDCSVIPDLPERKKDVLMVPCDLTPVASQNQFTTPNPTVYVQSQPPYCPLPHQAFTSSLDLPPPQPRPEIVSLPGTDYSVMGHPDLPSATSRSPQDFYTCVQLMNDSGQVHLVPCLAAAYCREFPPFPRFSLDVDEKKRQKKMVAGDDPTTKNLMDGPKHVGEAERSEATVPLLPPAKG
- the crfa4 gene encoding growth hormone receptor isoform X5, translated to MTLTIHRLSRMAEGGRMLWLLLCLLPVGDSSTVGAQDDTYRETYDHEEVAVATRPHIYYCRSPNMEDFTCWWHPLDNLTDREVTYILTYTKDKGPTHECPDYVTSGPNSCHFDSSHTSIWKIYCMNVTAVTSRRNYTSQEHCLDVAEIVQTEAPVNLSYVLTDAGGDELGHNVLLSWTYPVPSDLQYGWITLVYELQYRRVTEPDNWKVKHPLREPHVELLGLPVGEYMVRVRCRSHNYGLWSRWSSTLSMSLPARPPAGKLLVLILVTGVGVVALLVIAFGLIPQSKRIKAYFLRPVPKPRIIGIDPMLLKKGNLDEINRHFSNFHSYRPPSYTEEIWDQVSADDVYVTTPKDCSVIPDLPERKKDVLMVPCDLTPVASQNQFTTPNPTVYVQSQPPYCPLPHQAFTSSLDLPPPQPRPEIVSLPGTDYSVMGHPDLPSATSRSPQDFYTCVQLMNDSGQVHLVPCLAAAYCREFPPFPRFSLDVDEKKRQKKMVAGDDPTTKNLMDGPKHVGEAERSEATVPLLPPAKG
- the crfa4 gene encoding growth hormone receptor isoform X1, with the protein product MTLTIHRLSRMAEGGRMLWLLLCLLPVGDSSTVGAQDDTYRETYDHEEVAVATRPHIYYCRSPNMEDFTCWWHPLDNLTDREVTYILTYTKDKGPTHECPDYVTSGPNSCHFDSSHTSIWKIYCMNVTAVTSRRNYTSQEHCLDVAEIVQTEAPVNLSYVLTDAGGDELGHNVLLSWTYPVPSDLQYGWITLVYELQYRRVTEPDNWKVHAEIGTQAARSDAKHTPVLSPVCVCVCSCLQVKHPLREPHVELLGLPVGEYMVRVRCRSHNYGLWSRWSSTLSMSLPARPPAGKLLVLILVTGVGVVALLVIAFGLIPQSKRIKAYFLRPVPKPRIIGIDPMLLKKGNLDEINRHFSNFHSYRPPSYTEEIWDQVSADDVYVTTPKDCSVIPDLPERKKDVLMVPCDLTPVASQNQFTTPNPTVYVQSQPPYCPLPHQAFTSSLDLPPPQPRPEIVSLPGTDYSVMGHPDLPSATSRSPQDFYTCVQLMNDSGQVHLVPCLAAAYCREFPPFPRFSLDVDEKKRQKKMVAGDDPTTKNLMDGPKHVGEAERSEATVPLLPPAKG
- the crfa4 gene encoding growth hormone receptor isoform X3 — its product is MLLVRMAEGGRMLWLLLCLLPVGDSSTVGAQDDTYRETYDHEEVAVATRPHIYYCRSPNMEDFTCWWHPLDNLTDREVTYILTYTKDKGPTHECPDYVTSGPNSCHFDSSHTSIWKIYCMNVTAVTSRRNYTSQEHCLDVAEIVQTEAPVNLSYVLTDAGGDELGHNVLLSWTYPVPSDLQYGWITLVYELQYRRVTEPDNWKVHAEIGTQAARSDAKHTPVLSPVCVCVCSCLQVKHPLREPHVELLGLPVGEYMVRVRCRSHNYGLWSRWSSTLSMSLPARPPAGKLLVLILVTGVGVVALLVIAFGLIPQSKRIKAYFLRPVPKPRIIGIDPMLLKKGNLDEINRHFSNFHSYRPPSYTEEIWDQVSADDVYVTTPKDCSVIPDLPERKKDVLMVPCDLTPVASQNQFTTPNPTVYVQSQPPYCPLPHQAFTSSLDLPPPQPRPEIVSLPGTDYSVMGHPDLPSATSRSPQDFYTCVQLMNDSGQVHLVPCLAAAYCREFPPFPRFSLDVDEKKRQKKMVAGDDPTTKNLMDGPKHVGEAERSEATVPLLPPAKG